From the genome of Diabrotica undecimpunctata isolate CICGRU unplaced genomic scaffold, icDiaUnde3 ctg00001566.1, whole genome shotgun sequence:
TATTGGCCTGGTGTGCTACCACGttactttgagttttattatttaaccaatatcctACTATCGTCGAAGATGTCGAATCCAAGAAGACTtcatccaatttagaagttaaatcaagAACCAGCGTATCGACTACGAAAGCTTCCtggcagtagaacacgacttttgaaatagaaaagacattggtcttagaactattttaaattgtgtcgaactgaccacagcgttctttgggacctgtcacggtaaagagcgaataaaagccccgacgaggacttgtaattgctttttcgATCAGGGTCGAGCTGCGATAGCGCTTCGTCGCAaaaccttatgcaaatagtaactataggAAATACTGTTAGCGAAATGTAGTGACACGAAGCGACGGGCAGTAATATGAGTCGATACGACCGGCATTCTCGCGCCTCTCTCGAgaagagggaacgcggctacacgaatTGAGAAGGCCGGCATCTCTTTGGAATTGAGACATACACCACGCGTCAAAATTCTAACACAAATATTAAGACATTGTAAAAATactgtctgtaagaaagctcgaactgttagagaattctgattgccggtgtcccctcacctaccacataGGCTCGGCGGAGCTTCTCACACGTAGAGGCCGGAATCCCGAATTAACTCCACgaaacgaagatggactctcgaaacttgagatcctcttcgagagcggcggtcgtagatcgtccagaaacccctgaaaaccaggaggacgttACGGCCGTACGACGAAATTGGAAGACCAATGAAAGTGAAAGTGCATTAGATGGTATGGTGCAAGGGAAATAGAAATCTCTAGTGAAGAaccgataaaaataaaaataaaatatgacttTATAGATGAAAATGAAAAATGTATTTTAGACTTAAACAAGAGAAGTAATACAAGAATAAAGAAGCTTTTAATATGTATACCTAAAAATTTAGCCAGTGGCGGCTGGTGACTCAAAAATTTGGTAGTTCTGCagtcttttttggttttttttttaattcaatatcttttaatcGTTGTATTTTACAACGAGGCTTTTAGTTTGATATTTTACACCatatatttattcattatatatctattaaaaaataataaagaacttaccgattttcttcttttaaaattgAAGATAAATccaattatatcaaaaatagcaATGGTACATTATGGCACActagtaattgttttatagtttatgtTTTTAGTAGAATTTTATCGATAAATACGTGAAACTAAGGAATGCAAACGAAAAAACACTACAAACAAAATCGCCACAACAATAATTGCATTATAGGGTCTTACGAACTAACTACACACAGagccaaatatattatttttttttataaataagctCGATtcgtcgatttttttttaaagcaaactTGTCCATAACTTTTTCATTaaagtttggtatttcttttataagtgtTTTTTCTACTGACAACATGGTTAATGCTACAAGTCGGTCTTCAGTCATGGAATTTCTCAAGAATGTTTTAATCCGTTTTAAACTCGAAAAGCACCTTTCAGCTTCTGCCGTACTCATGGGCACTGTAATTAGAATTTGAAGCAGTTTTACAGTTTCTTGAAAAGGCtctgttaaattattttcaattaaaaattttaaaaaaggtattgCCCCCTTAATGTCTCTACAGTCTCttctaaaataaataacagaTAATTCAGTCTTCAAGCGCTCCCTATCTAAATTTGGATATACGCGCAAGTCAGGCTTAAATTATCATCTGGGAAATTATcacaataattatcaaattgctcaGGATAAAGCAATGAAGTTGCAAGTAGGTGATTTTTAAAAGCAAATCTATCATTTGCACAATTTATGATTATATCACAAACTTCGATAGATGCTCTCCGATGATCTACTGGACTGTTATCCTTCCATAACCTTTTAGTTGGTAATGGTTCAACGCATAAACTAGAACCTTGGTCAATGGTATCATCTATTGAATTTCTAACTGAATTCATGTATCTTTCGAAATCTGTcacctttttattgatttccaaaGGATCCGTTTTAGTCTTTTGAAGGGCATTATACAAAACGTCTACTTGTGGCATTATGCGATGGAAAAATgttaaccaaaaaacaaaattttgatccaCTAGTATTCTTCGAATGGAAGACGCTGAACTACAGACAGCTGCCTTATCAAAcgattcttctatttcttccatACATTCGATAAAAGAAGATCGATGTTCAAACACAACATTAACAGTTCGAATATTGAAGTTCCAGCGAGTTGGAGCGCCATGAGGAATTTTCTTTTGGACGATTTTATCTAAAACTGCCACTCGTTGTggcgaatttttaaaaaaggtagggatttcatttaaatttccaaaaaaaagtcTAACTTGAGAGTTTTCGGAACAAGCCTtagacattattaaatttaattgatgCGCGTAACAGTGTACAAAATGAGCAAatggatatttttctttgattctggCTTGAACTCCTGCGTGCTGTCCACACATGACCGCTGCCCCATCATAACTCTGAGCAATTAGTTTATTATTTGAGTTTTCCAGGATAGGATCCAAAACACTGAAAATGTTTTTGCTTAAAGTATCTGCATTTAATTTTGAAGGTACCAAATATGTCCAAAATCGTTCTACCGGTGCTCCATTTCGACAATATCTAAATACTACAACCATTTGTGATTTTGCTGAAATGTCTGTAGTCTCGTCGGCCATGACAGCTAGATATGGAGATTCCCGAATTTCCTCCAAAATTTTATCCTGGCATAATTCCAACATGCAGTCCAAAAtatcattttgaatttctttagAAATGCCCTTAAAAACCGTCGATTCTTCCAAGTGTTGTGCTAAAGTTTTATCCAATTCAGCAGTAAAATTTATGAGGCCGCGAAAAATTCCAGGATTGTCGGATGTTTGTGTCTCGTCGTGTCCCCGAAGCGCCAATTCGAAAAcactacgcgctatctcagagtcagtcTATAATTTT
Proteins encoded in this window:
- the LOC140431642 gene encoding zinc finger MYM-type protein 1-like; protein product: LIIVKLTGQPNNINLIQVYAPTVNKPKTEVLAFYKNINEALKVTNKNDINIIMSDFNAKVGKGRCGDATDSEIARSVFELALRGHDETQTSDNPGIFRGLINFTAELDKTLAQHLEESTVFKGISKEIQNDILDCMLELCQDKILEEIRESPYLAVMADETTDISAKSQMVVVFRYCRNGAPVERFWTYLVPSKLNADTLSKNIFSVLDPILENSNNKLIAQSYDGAAVMCGQHAGVQARIKEKYPFAHFVHCYAHQLNLIMSKACSENSQKIPHGAPTRWNFNIRTVNVVFEHRSSFIECMEEIEESFDKAAVCSSASSIRRILVDQNFVFWLTFFHRIMPQVDVLYNALQKTKTDPLEINKKVTDFERYMNSVRNSIDDTIDQGSSLCVEPLPTKRLWKDNSPVDHRRASIEVCDIIINCANDRFAFKNHLLATSLLYPEQFDNYCDNFPDDNLSLTCAYIQI